The Paenibacillus sp. MBLB1832 genome has a window encoding:
- a CDS encoding ABC transporter substrate-binding protein, with the protein MYKNLKLVKTGLVAGSMLLAVSMMLSACGSKTTQETASPAAAKPAESATATVTPAALPEVKLTWYFPGNFPQPEQDKVFAEVNKVLKAKLNATVDFKPLAFGDYDQKMQVVIASGEAYDIAFTASWINNYSQDVAKGALLPLDDLLTKYAPKSYASVPKSMWDATKVKGKIYGFVNQQISARTPALMFPKDLTDKYKLDLSSVSGKINADTLNLLEPYVTNVHKDDPKKAFITSFDQFGDLFNLDYISGFNVPGGVDYADGSLKVVNQFETPQAKKFAATMRDWNAKGLLNSKERVSQKKDEWTDAKAGKWAMNIGGAYKPGGNIGETAQAGYPMVDAPAGTQHLTTGGITATMQGINRNSKNPERAMMVLELLNTDKDLYNLLNFGMKDNHFKIDGDGFMVPGDNQKAYNPQVAWMFASNFLANVEKGMPKTVWDDTKKINETATPSKLLGFNFDAEPVKSEIAKTSAVYDEYSRSIELGIASEDKYNEFLAKLKTAGSDKIIAEMQKQVDAWKSSK; encoded by the coding sequence ATGTACAAAAATTTAAAGTTAGTTAAAACAGGTCTAGTAGCAGGCAGTATGCTTCTCGCAGTCAGCATGATGCTTTCCGCTTGCGGAAGCAAAACAACGCAAGAAACAGCAAGCCCAGCGGCGGCCAAACCAGCTGAATCTGCCACAGCCACTGTAACACCTGCTGCTCTTCCAGAAGTCAAACTGACTTGGTACTTCCCTGGGAACTTCCCGCAGCCTGAACAAGATAAAGTATTTGCAGAAGTGAACAAGGTACTGAAAGCGAAACTTAATGCAACCGTAGATTTTAAACCGTTGGCATTTGGTGACTATGATCAGAAGATGCAAGTCGTCATTGCCTCAGGCGAAGCGTATGACATAGCCTTTACGGCAAGCTGGATTAACAACTACAGCCAAGATGTAGCGAAAGGCGCCTTGCTGCCTCTTGATGATTTGCTAACTAAATATGCGCCGAAATCCTATGCTTCCGTGCCTAAATCGATGTGGGACGCGACGAAAGTGAAGGGAAAAATTTATGGATTTGTTAACCAACAAATCTCTGCCAGAACCCCTGCTTTAATGTTCCCGAAAGATCTGACTGATAAGTACAAGCTCGATCTTAGTTCTGTAAGCGGCAAAATTAATGCAGATACTCTAAACCTGTTGGAGCCGTATGTAACGAACGTGCATAAAGACGATCCAAAGAAAGCATTCATTACTTCCTTTGATCAATTTGGCGATTTGTTTAATCTTGATTACATTTCCGGCTTTAATGTTCCGGGTGGTGTCGATTATGCAGATGGATCACTTAAAGTCGTAAACCAATTTGAAACACCGCAAGCTAAGAAATTCGCAGCTACAATGAGAGATTGGAATGCCAAAGGATTGTTGAATTCCAAAGAGCGCGTTTCTCAGAAAAAGGATGAATGGACAGATGCGAAAGCTGGTAAATGGGCAATGAATATCGGCGGCGCTTACAAACCAGGCGGCAATATCGGCGAAACGGCTCAAGCTGGTTATCCGATGGTGGATGCTCCTGCAGGAACACAACATCTTACAACAGGCGGTATTACCGCGACAATGCAAGGTATTAACAGAAACTCCAAAAATCCTGAAAGAGCTATGATGGTGCTCGAGCTTCTGAATACGGATAAAGATCTTTACAATTTGTTGAACTTCGGTATGAAAGATAACCATTTCAAGATCGATGGAGATGGATTCATGGTTCCTGGCGATAATCAAAAAGCGTACAATCCACAAGTTGCATGGATGTTTGCTTCCAACTTCCTTGCTAACGTTGAAAAAGGTATGCCTAAAACAGTTTGGGACGATACGAAGAAAATTAATGAAACGGCAACACCTTCTAAATTACTAGGTTTTAACTTTGATGCAGAGCCAGTAAAATCCGAGATCGCGAAAACGAGCGCTGTTTATGACGAATACTCCAGATCCATTGAGCTTGGTATTGCTTCCGAAGATAAGTACAATGAATTCTTGGCTAAATTGAAAACAGCCGGTTCCGATAAAATCATTGCTGAAATGCAAAAACAAGTTGATGCTTGGAAGTCTTCAAAATAA
- a CDS encoding ABC transporter substrate-binding protein, with translation MFKTLKLVRPILLAGSMLLAISMMHSACDSNTMHKSPAAKPAVTAEALPEVKLTWYFPGNFPQPEQDKVFTEVNKVLKAKINATVDFKPFAFGDYDQKMQVVIASGEPYDIAFTSSWIANFNQNVARGAFLPLDDLLVTYAPKTYASVPKVMWDAAKVKGNIYGFVNQQISARTPALMFPKDLVDKYKFDLSSVSGKMNMDTLHLLEPYVTSVHKDDAKKAFITSFDQAGSELFNLDAISGFNVPGAVAYSDESLKVINQFETPQAKKFAATMRDWNAKGLLNSKDRISKKKDEWTDAKAGKWAVNLGGAFKPGGDVGETAQAGYPMVDAPAGTPHLTTSAITAAMQGINRNSRNPERAMMVLELLNTDKDLYNLLNFGMKDVHFKIDGDGFMIPGENQKAYNPQVPWMFATNFLANVEKGMPKTVWEDTKKMNETATASKLLGFNFDAAPVKSEIAKSSAVYDEYSRSIELGIASIDKYNEFLVKLKTAGSDKIIAEMQKQVDAWKASK, from the coding sequence ATGTTCAAAACCTTAAAACTAGTAAGACCAATTCTTCTAGCAGGCAGTATGCTTCTAGCTATCAGCATGATGCATTCCGCATGCGACAGCAATACGATGCATAAAAGCCCAGCTGCCAAACCCGCTGTAACAGCTGAAGCTCTCCCGGAAGTTAAATTGACTTGGTACTTCCCTGGGAACTTCCCGCAGCCTGAGCAGGATAAAGTATTCACTGAAGTGAACAAGGTATTGAAAGCGAAAATCAACGCAACCGTAGATTTCAAACCTTTCGCATTTGGAGACTATGATCAGAAAATGCAAGTTGTCATTGCCTCCGGCGAACCGTATGATATTGCCTTTACATCAAGCTGGATTGCCAACTTCAACCAAAATGTTGCAAGAGGCGCCTTTCTTCCTCTCGATGATTTGCTCGTAACCTATGCTCCTAAAACCTATGCTTCCGTGCCAAAAGTGATGTGGGACGCTGCAAAAGTGAAGGGTAACATTTATGGCTTTGTCAACCAACAGATCTCTGCCAGAACCCCTGCCTTGATGTTCCCCAAAGATTTGGTAGACAAATACAAGTTCGATCTCAGTTCTGTAAGCGGAAAAATGAATATGGACACCTTACACCTGTTGGAGCCATATGTAACGAGCGTTCATAAGGATGATGCAAAGAAAGCGTTTATTACATCTTTTGATCAAGCTGGCAGTGAATTGTTTAATCTTGATGCCATTTCTGGCTTTAATGTTCCAGGTGCGGTTGCTTACTCCGATGAATCACTTAAAGTCATTAACCAGTTCGAAACTCCGCAAGCCAAGAAGTTTGCAGCTACAATGAGAGATTGGAACGCCAAAGGTTTATTGAATTCCAAAGACCGCATTTCTAAGAAAAAAGATGAATGGACCGATGCGAAGGCTGGTAAATGGGCAGTGAATCTCGGCGGAGCTTTTAAACCAGGCGGCGATGTCGGGGAAACGGCTCAAGCCGGTTATCCCATGGTGGATGCTCCTGCTGGAACACCACATCTTACAACAAGCGCTATTACCGCTGCGATGCAAGGTATCAACAGAAATTCAAGAAATCCTGAGAGAGCCATGATGGTGCTCGAGCTTCTGAATACAGATAAAGACCTCTATAATCTGTTGAACTTCGGTATGAAGGATGTCCATTTCAAAATCGATGGGGATGGGTTCATGATTCCTGGCGAGAATCAAAAAGCGTACAATCCGCAAGTTCCATGGATGTTCGCTACCAACTTCCTTGCTAATGTTGAAAAAGGTATGCCTAAAACGGTTTGGGAAGACACGAAGAAAATGAACGAAACGGCAACAGCCTCTAAATTGCTAGGATTTAACTTCGATGCAGCGCCGGTAAAATCCGAGATTGCGAAGTCGAGCGCTGTTTATGACGAATACTCCAGATCCATTGAACTGGGAATCGCTTCGATAGATAAGTACAATGAATTTTTGGTTAAATTGAAGACGGCCGGTTCTGATAAAATCATTGCTGAAATGCAAAAACAAGTCGATGCTTGGAAAGCTTCGAAATGA
- a CDS encoding malectin domain-containing carbohydrate-binding protein — translation MPNSLFICYPGSASRQEKFAAKEIRRYLYVRTSVLLPLVEEDSMPKEASGFIVGYSDSRLITDIIVTPQNQLASMSEQGYLLKTVATSSRKRLVITGGRKGGLLYAAYRIAEHWGIRFALHGDIIPDKQIPLVLPDIEESGSPLFPLRGILPFHDFPEGPDWWNQDDYKSVLSQLPKLRMNFIGMHTYPERPRTNLYASAEPATWIGLPEDVKDNGDVNHSYPSRHFSTINGAWGYVSKQTGSYSDGGDQLFERDDYGADYMQGMAPWPETMEASNELFNRFGRLLRNVFSYAQELGISTCLGTEGPLTIPEEVKSHLIRKEMDLENEKTIQQLYEGIFTRIKQTHPLDYFWLWTPELWTWGGNTEEQTQATLRDIQAAIHAAEKVDASIQVATSGWVLGPQSDRTLFDRHLPKSVPFSCINRNLGNEFVEPGFKTIGQRPTWAIPWVEDDPAMILPQLWAGRMRRDAADAASYGCSGLLGIHWRTKVIDPTLAALAAAGWEQAGWSENQEKPEDTSSTEGYWDGQARTVEVLAGLHDEPYRTARVGMKGYRLQVPNGTYTLTLTFMEWEVTEPGKRVFDVFTNGSIDKRIYQLDIFSESKEGNRPLERTIHELKVSDGFIDITFNCHSGEACLCAIQVEGQTDDINQFKGEAYSRLINCGGPAIDRYEGDLSELKIRERDLPIADFYTDWAMAQFGEEVAADMAEVFTELDGKLPRPATWVSGPGSTIT, via the coding sequence ATGCCAAATTCCTTGTTCATTTGCTATCCGGGAAGCGCTTCCCGTCAAGAGAAGTTCGCCGCAAAGGAAATACGCCGCTATTTGTATGTTCGGACTTCCGTCTTATTGCCGTTGGTTGAGGAAGATTCCATGCCTAAAGAAGCAAGCGGCTTTATTGTTGGTTATTCGGACAGCAGGTTAATTACAGACATAATTGTTACTCCGCAGAATCAATTAGCATCTATGAGTGAACAAGGCTATCTGCTGAAGACTGTTGCTACTTCAAGCAGAAAGCGTCTTGTTATCACAGGAGGACGCAAAGGCGGATTGCTATATGCTGCATACCGTATAGCAGAGCATTGGGGCATTCGGTTTGCTCTTCATGGCGATATTATTCCCGATAAGCAAATTCCGCTAGTCCTGCCTGACATCGAGGAATCTGGCTCTCCTTTATTTCCACTGAGAGGTATTCTCCCTTTTCATGATTTCCCTGAAGGTCCGGATTGGTGGAACCAAGATGATTATAAGAGCGTGTTGTCCCAGCTTCCGAAGCTTCGTATGAATTTCATCGGCATGCACACCTATCCAGAAAGACCTCGGACGAATCTTTATGCTAGTGCTGAGCCTGCAACTTGGATTGGACTTCCAGAGGACGTGAAGGACAATGGAGATGTGAATCATAGTTATCCTTCAAGACATTTTTCGACCATTAATGGTGCATGGGGATATGTCTCGAAGCAAACAGGGAGTTATTCGGACGGCGGAGATCAATTGTTCGAAAGGGACGATTATGGCGCGGATTATATGCAAGGTATGGCGCCATGGCCTGAAACGATGGAGGCCAGCAATGAGCTTTTTAATCGTTTCGGCCGCTTGTTGAGAAACGTGTTTTCGTATGCGCAGGAGCTTGGCATTTCCACATGCCTTGGGACGGAAGGGCCGCTTACGATACCGGAGGAGGTTAAATCTCATCTGATTCGAAAGGAAATGGATCTTGAGAATGAGAAGACGATTCAGCAGCTTTACGAGGGGATTTTTACACGAATCAAACAAACGCATCCGCTTGATTACTTTTGGTTATGGACACCGGAATTGTGGACATGGGGGGGCAACACGGAAGAGCAAACGCAAGCGACATTGCGCGATATTCAAGCAGCCATTCATGCAGCTGAAAAGGTAGACGCTTCGATTCAAGTTGCCACTAGCGGCTGGGTGCTAGGCCCTCAATCGGATAGGACCCTGTTTGACCGCCATTTGCCTAAGTCAGTGCCATTCAGCTGCATTAACCGAAATCTCGGCAATGAATTCGTAGAGCCTGGTTTTAAAACCATTGGGCAGCGTCCAACTTGGGCGATTCCATGGGTTGAAGATGATCCTGCCATGATTCTACCGCAGCTTTGGGCGGGACGTATGCGAAGGGATGCGGCTGATGCTGCATCGTATGGATGCTCAGGTCTTCTGGGCATTCATTGGAGGACGAAAGTGATAGATCCGACGCTTGCTGCACTCGCGGCTGCAGGATGGGAGCAGGCTGGTTGGAGCGAGAACCAGGAAAAGCCTGAAGATACGAGTTCTACAGAAGGATATTGGGACGGTCAAGCACGGACAGTAGAGGTGTTGGCAGGACTGCACGACGAGCCATATAGAACGGCCAGAGTCGGTATGAAAGGATACCGTTTGCAGGTGCCGAATGGAACCTATACGTTGACTTTAACATTTATGGAGTGGGAAGTTACGGAGCCCGGCAAGCGAGTCTTTGACGTTTTCACGAATGGAAGTATTGATAAAAGAATTTACCAACTTGATATTTTCAGCGAAAGCAAAGAGGGAAATCGACCATTGGAGCGTACGATCCATGAGCTGAAAGTGTCTGATGGGTTCATTGATATTACCTTCAATTGCCATAGCGGCGAAGCTTGCCTGTGTGCCATACAGGTGGAAGGGCAAACGGATGATATCAATCAGTTCAAGGGTGAGGCTTATTCGCGCCTGATTAACTGCGGAGGACCTGCAATCGACAGGTATGAGGGAGATCTTTCGGAGCTTAAGATTCGCGAACGTGATTTGCCAATCGCCGATTTCTATACGGATTGGGCCATGGCACAGTTTGGAGAAGAAGTTGCGGCTGATATGGCCGAGGTGTTTACTGAGCTTGACGGCAAGCTCCCTCGTCCAGCAACTTGGGTGTCCGGTCCTGGAAGCACAATAACATAG
- a CDS encoding sugar phosphate isomerase/epimerase family protein has protein sequence MKVSDEMKIAAQLYTIRDFLKTPEDISISLSKIKQIGYTAIQVSGIGSIDNKELKEIADREQLTICATHIPYSDLTNHLDAVIEKHKIWDCKYVGLGGMPPVNRSSKEGYLAFAKEASEIGKKLKQAGLQFFYHNHSFEFAKFDGKTGMEILLEETDPDTFEFLLDLYWVQAGGADPIEWINKLKGRMKLVHLKDFAVMSDMEQRFAEIGEGNMNYYQILKACQSVGVEWAPVEQDECYGRDPFACLATSFNNLKKLGVGI, from the coding sequence ATGAAAGTGAGTGATGAAATGAAAATAGCAGCACAGCTCTATACAATAAGGGATTTTTTGAAAACTCCTGAGGATATTTCCATCAGTCTAAGCAAGATTAAACAAATCGGCTATACGGCCATTCAAGTTTCAGGAATAGGTTCCATCGATAATAAGGAGTTAAAGGAGATTGCAGACAGAGAGCAATTGACAATCTGCGCCACCCATATTCCATATTCGGATTTAACAAATCATTTAGATGCGGTTATTGAAAAACATAAAATTTGGGATTGTAAATATGTGGGATTAGGCGGGATGCCGCCGGTAAATCGCAGCAGTAAAGAAGGATATTTGGCTTTTGCCAAAGAGGCATCAGAAATTGGAAAAAAATTAAAACAGGCGGGATTGCAATTCTTTTATCATAACCATTCATTTGAGTTTGCCAAATTTGATGGGAAAACTGGCATGGAGATTCTCTTGGAGGAAACAGACCCAGATACCTTCGAATTCTTGCTTGATTTATACTGGGTTCAAGCTGGGGGCGCAGATCCGATCGAGTGGATAAACAAATTGAAAGGAAGAATGAAACTCGTTCATTTGAAAGATTTTGCAGTAATGAGTGATATGGAACAGCGATTTGCCGAGATTGGCGAAGGTAATATGAATTACTACCAAATACTGAAAGCATGTCAAAGTGTTGGTGTGGAATGGGCGCCAGTTGAACAAGATGAATGTTATGGCCGAGATCCATTTGCGTGCTTGGCGACCAGTTTCAATAATTTGAAGAAGCTTGGTGTGGGTATTTGA
- a CDS encoding CBM96 family carbohydrate-binding protein translates to MKAKQSVRSRKLVSLVTTGVMLTQILCVPAFFAGVGTAYAASTTIQSAKMQVTIDDQFPRVIQYQWLSSGKIIYGQEDVISTVNINGVSYTPTVTFVKNAADKATYTLNFSSINVLMTVVIDVVDNVLDFKVTNIQESGSTLVQTVEFPNQSLLSIRDTQAGAKETGADIGSWNSSKEEYNVLSSKATDAAPVAKTYVILNTNELAGSIYSNAFEILANKDADLSYAGNEQRYYYQTVAKTGYKKLGVWSLPWTYRETDGINSEIVELPYAKVAITDDANGDGTLDWQDGGIAYRQIMTLPQGYDVIPKVMPEIAYSRQSLSQWPFLRTLDMIKKFYSYTDGFGQLLQYKGFQHEGHDDGFDDYGNVINKRLGGLTDLNTLVNEASQYNAYVGVHLNLNDAYPEAQHYSYDKIGNISWQTMDTGYYLNRHADSLDPGSNGLAARLSELKQNVPNLKWTYIDVYTGLGYNQWKLAKELNNNGWMIGSEMSGALNRSSIWSHVNEIESKVERFIKNNVTDQFMFDPILLTTRHASAMGYGNDKDEDQGAVGSTINDQMNVFYNQTLLFKYMQNYSIMKMNVDQALNQTTTVTFQNGLTGQVVDPGTVSNTTEGTNQYVTNNPKVELRKNGNLIATYQNQFKKKVVASSAVGYHNKTITPQLTQYLLPWDPQSETKLYHYNSVGGNTTWTLPASWAGVTSVDLYQLSDTGKTLVTTLPVTAGQVTINATANTPYVVYKHGQADAITPVSSLNFGSGGFVKDPGFDSRALNNWSVSSISGSTNHVSIQTNAAGDPYLQVRGNNGADATISQTIIGLTAGKTYQMSVWAEVKNGQTATVGVKNYGGTEVTNTMTLSNIPNKYYNSMRSTIGNNMQRLSVNFTVPTGNSSATIYMKAAQVAGSSTAEVDLDDIRVVELTNPAPPGSHYFFDDFESNNEGLGPFIPINTNKAHISDLHAGFTNDTINGNYSLKMRANSTDASSITGEMMRTIPSTVRLLPNTTYTISFPYRMSLQNSYNIAVTSGYGSGMVDLFNETIDYSKYYYNKTFTTGSANDYSIRFINNIGGWDNFIIDDFTVDLGTVAPPVETPDQTFNNGQIGGWIAAYGNGSVQAVSQQLALSTDRYETVALDQNTADIADGEMTFTITPQSNNVAGAIIRYTSPTSYTRIGFDSAANGWRYWDPQGNTGIINMPGVALTTGVPHKVKLTYTGTHYTLYVDNILSYDGNIPALKTTAGRTGFSVRNKSTVYIDNVTLQNLGASSGSTPIVPTPANAQSTPGKIVLDSYDDAYVRDGASATTNFGVDPSLAVKNDGVGYSRESYLKFDLSGVTSSVYAAQIKLNATAKGSTAPNQVVELVSDNTWSETTINWNNKPASSTVIATFTPVLGVNSFDVTSQVQSALAAGKKLSVKIHGALQVSGSSEVDYGSFENTTVSNRPVLELTVPTTSILTASADSYVRDGFYASQNFGTSATLDVKTDGTDYSREAYVKYDLTSVTGTVTSAKIDLNLTTAGATAPNQVVELVSDNSWTESGITWNNKPASSGTVLATFAPTVGVHEFDVTSQVVAAMASGKKLSIRIYSSQLLSGTTDTHYGARENTTVSNRPVLKVTTQ, encoded by the coding sequence TTGAAAGCTAAGCAATCGGTACGTTCACGCAAACTGGTATCACTAGTAACAACAGGCGTTATGCTCACACAGATTTTATGTGTTCCGGCTTTTTTTGCGGGTGTAGGTACGGCTTATGCCGCTTCTACGACGATTCAGTCAGCCAAAATGCAGGTAACAATTGACGATCAATTTCCACGGGTTATCCAGTATCAATGGTTAAGCAGCGGGAAAATTATTTACGGGCAAGAGGATGTTATCTCAACAGTGAATATTAACGGAGTCTCCTATACACCTACGGTTACGTTCGTGAAGAATGCGGCGGATAAAGCCACATATACGCTGAATTTCTCGAGTATTAACGTTCTCATGACAGTTGTAATCGATGTTGTCGATAACGTGCTGGATTTCAAAGTGACGAACATCCAAGAAAGCGGTTCCACATTGGTTCAGACGGTTGAATTTCCGAACCAAAGTCTGTTGTCGATCCGTGATACGCAAGCTGGTGCAAAGGAGACAGGTGCTGACATCGGATCGTGGAATTCCAGCAAAGAAGAATATAACGTACTATCAAGCAAAGCAACGGACGCTGCTCCTGTCGCGAAGACTTATGTGATTCTGAATACGAATGAGTTAGCTGGTTCGATCTACAGCAATGCATTCGAGATTTTGGCAAACAAAGATGCCGATTTAAGTTATGCAGGCAATGAACAACGGTATTATTACCAAACCGTTGCCAAGACCGGTTACAAGAAGCTTGGAGTCTGGAGTCTTCCCTGGACGTATAGGGAAACGGATGGAATCAACTCGGAAATCGTCGAGCTTCCGTACGCGAAGGTTGCGATTACGGACGATGCGAATGGAGACGGGACATTAGATTGGCAGGATGGCGGTATTGCCTACCGTCAAATCATGACGCTACCGCAGGGATATGATGTGATCCCTAAAGTGATGCCGGAAATCGCTTATTCACGTCAGAGCTTGAGCCAGTGGCCGTTCCTGCGGACGTTGGATATGATCAAGAAATTTTATTCGTATACGGACGGTTTCGGTCAATTGCTTCAATACAAAGGCTTTCAGCATGAAGGGCATGATGACGGTTTTGATGATTACGGAAACGTAATTAACAAAAGATTAGGCGGCTTAACCGATCTGAATACGTTAGTCAACGAAGCAAGCCAGTATAATGCGTATGTCGGCGTTCATTTAAATTTGAACGATGCTTACCCGGAAGCGCAGCATTATTCCTATGATAAAATTGGTAATATTTCATGGCAAACGATGGATACAGGGTATTATCTGAATCGCCATGCAGATTCTCTTGACCCCGGGTCGAACGGTTTGGCTGCCAGATTAAGTGAACTGAAGCAGAATGTTCCGAACTTAAAATGGACTTACATTGACGTCTACACGGGTCTTGGTTATAACCAGTGGAAGTTGGCGAAAGAACTGAACAACAACGGCTGGATGATCGGCTCGGAAATGAGCGGAGCATTGAATCGCTCTAGCATCTGGAGCCATGTGAATGAGATTGAGAGCAAGGTCGAACGTTTCATTAAAAATAATGTCACTGACCAATTTATGTTCGATCCGATCTTGCTGACAACTCGACATGCGAGCGCGATGGGATACGGGAACGATAAAGACGAGGACCAGGGTGCCGTAGGTTCGACAATTAATGATCAGATGAATGTCTTCTATAACCAAACGCTGCTATTCAAATACATGCAGAATTACAGCATTATGAAGATGAATGTGGATCAGGCACTGAATCAAACGACCACTGTTACGTTCCAGAATGGACTTACGGGACAGGTTGTTGATCCGGGCACCGTATCGAATACAACCGAAGGAACCAATCAATACGTCACGAACAATCCGAAAGTTGAATTGAGAAAGAACGGTAACTTGATTGCCACTTACCAGAATCAATTTAAGAAAAAGGTTGTTGCATCGAGTGCAGTTGGGTATCACAATAAGACAATTACACCGCAATTGACACAATATTTGCTCCCATGGGATCCGCAATCCGAGACGAAGTTGTATCACTATAACTCTGTTGGCGGAAATACGACCTGGACGCTGCCGGCAAGCTGGGCAGGGGTAACTAGCGTTGATCTATATCAACTATCCGATACAGGCAAAACCTTGGTAACGACTTTGCCAGTAACCGCGGGTCAAGTTACGATCAATGCCACGGCCAATACGCCGTATGTCGTCTATAAACACGGTCAAGCCGATGCGATCACACCGGTATCATCATTAAACTTCGGTTCAGGCGGATTCGTCAAGGATCCGGGATTTGACAGCCGCGCGTTGAACAATTGGAGCGTATCCTCCATAAGCGGCAGCACGAACCACGTCTCGATCCAAACGAATGCGGCGGGAGACCCTTACCTGCAAGTGAGAGGGAACAACGGGGCTGACGCAACGATTTCCCAAACGATTATTGGGTTGACAGCTGGCAAGACGTATCAAATGTCGGTTTGGGCAGAAGTGAAGAACGGTCAGACAGCCACGGTCGGTGTGAAGAACTATGGCGGAACTGAAGTAACCAATACGATGACCCTATCGAACATACCGAATAAGTACTACAATTCGATGCGGAGCACGATCGGTAATAACATGCAACGGCTCAGTGTTAATTTCACGGTGCCTACCGGTAATTCAAGCGCAACGATTTATATGAAAGCAGCTCAGGTGGCGGGATCTTCCACAGCGGAAGTCGATTTAGACGATATTCGCGTGGTGGAGCTTACGAATCCAGCACCGCCAGGAAGCCACTACTTCTTCGATGATTTCGAGAGCAACAATGAAGGACTTGGGCCGTTCATTCCAATTAATACGAATAAAGCCCATATTTCGGATTTACATGCAGGATTTACGAACGACACGATAAACGGTAATTATTCATTGAAAATGCGTGCCAATAGCACGGATGCTTCTAGCATCACAGGCGAAATGATGAGAACGATTCCTTCGACTGTAAGGCTGCTTCCAAACACGACTTATACGATAAGCTTCCCATATCGAATGTCGCTGCAGAACAGCTATAACATCGCAGTAACAAGCGGCTATGGCAGCGGAATGGTCGATCTATTCAATGAAACGATCGATTACTCTAAATATTACTACAATAAGACATTCACAACGGGAAGCGCGAACGATTATAGCATTCGATTCATCAATAACATCGGCGGATGGGATAATTTCATCATCGACGATTTCACAGTGGATCTAGGAACCGTAGCTCCTCCAGTCGAGACACCGGATCAAACTTTCAATAACGGGCAAATCGGCGGTTGGATTGCTGCTTACGGTAATGGTTCGGTTCAGGCTGTCAGCCAACAATTGGCGCTGAGTACAGATCGTTATGAGACGGTAGCGCTTGATCAGAACACTGCGGATATTGCGGACGGAGAAATGACGTTCACGATTACGCCACAGTCCAACAATGTGGCAGGAGCTATCATCCGATATACATCGCCAACCAGCTATACGCGCATCGGGTTCGACTCGGCGGCTAACGGATGGAGATACTGGGATCCGCAAGGGAATACAGGCATTATCAATATGCCAGGTGTCGCGCTAACGACAGGAGTGCCGCATAAAGTCAAGCTGACCTATACAGGAACTCATTACACGCTTTATGTGGACAACATCTTGAGCTATGACGGCAATATTCCTGCATTGAAAACGACGGCAGGACGCACTGGTTTCTCGGTAAGAAACAAGTCGACTGTCTACATCGACAATGTTACGCTCCAAAATCTGGGTGCATCGTCGGGATCAACGCCAATTGTACCAACGCCAGCAAACGCTCAATCGACGCCAGGCAAGATTGTGCTTGATTCCTATGATGACGCGTATGTAAGAGATGGGGCATCTGCGACAACGAATTTTGGTGTGGATCCATCGCTCGCTGTCAAAAATGACGGAGTAGGCTACTCCCGCGAATCGTACCTGAAATTTGATCTGTCTGGAGTCACAAGCTCTGTATATGCGGCTCAAATTAAGCTGAATGCAACTGCCAAAGGCAGCACGGCGCCAAATCAAGTGGTAGAGCTCGTCAGTGACAATACGTGGAGCGAGACCACGATCAATTGGAATAACAAACCGGCCTCATCTACGGTCATTGCAACCTTTACCCCTGTCTTGGGCGTCAATTCTTTCGATGTGACGAGTCAGGTTCAGAGTGCGCTGGCTGCCGGCAAGAAGCTGTCAGTGAAAATTCATGGAGCTTTGCAAGTAAGCGGATCATCCGAAGTGGACTACGGCTCGTTCGAGAATACGACGGTCAGCAACCGTCCGGTACTTGAACTTACAGTACCGACAACGTCAATATTGACAGCAAGTGCAGACAGTTACGTGCGTGACGGATTTTACGCTAGTCAAAATTTCGGAACCAGCGCAACGCTGGATGTAAAAACAGATGGTACGGACTATTCCCGCGAGGCTTATGTGAAGTACGATCTTACCTCCGTCACAGGTACGGTTACTTCGGCTAAGATCGATCTGAACTTAACGACAGCGGGTGCCACTGCTCCGAATCAAGTCGTGGAGCTAGTAAGCGATAATTCATGGACGGAAAGCGGTATTACATGGAACAACAAGCCGGCTTCAAGCGGTACCGTGCTTGCGACGTTCGCTCCGACAGTTGGCGTTCATGAATTCGACGTGACGAGCCAAGTTGTTGCTGCTATGGCAAGCGGTAAGAAGCTATCGATCCGAATTTATTCATCACAGTTGCTTTCGGGCACAACGGACACCCACTATGGTGCTCGTGAAAATACAACGGTAAGCAATCGTCCAGTCTTAAAAGTAACCACGCAATAA